Proteins from a genomic interval of Nocardioides jishulii:
- a CDS encoding type II secretion system F family protein → MVLLLGFLFIVSAVVLTFLAFPKAEAAQSGGVGRAIKALEAMGHSATPDLTSELNRPFSERVLEPFQERALAIGRRLSGADNAERLYRKLELAGNPVGWSVDRVVSMKVIGAVGGLVAFLLFSFMLDLSLFTRLIFTVGGGLVGYMSPNMYLYQKAYDRQAQLARELPDAIDLLTISVESGLAFDAAVQQVSRNTTGPLSEEFTRVLQEMQIGNGRSAALRALADRTNLDDLRSFVSAMVQADAFGIPIAQVLRVQSSEMRTKRRQKAEEKAQQVPVKMTVPLIFCILPTLFVIVLGPAALSIMSSFG, encoded by the coding sequence ATGGTGCTGCTTCTGGGATTCCTGTTCATCGTGTCCGCCGTCGTGCTGACCTTCCTGGCGTTCCCGAAGGCCGAGGCGGCGCAGTCCGGCGGGGTCGGACGTGCCATCAAGGCGCTCGAAGCCATGGGGCACTCGGCCACACCCGACCTGACCTCTGAGCTGAACCGCCCGTTCAGCGAACGAGTCCTGGAGCCCTTCCAGGAGCGAGCCCTCGCCATCGGTCGTCGGCTCTCCGGCGCGGACAATGCCGAGCGCCTCTACCGCAAGCTGGAGCTCGCGGGAAACCCGGTCGGGTGGTCCGTGGACCGGGTCGTCTCCATGAAGGTCATCGGCGCCGTGGGCGGGCTCGTCGCCTTCCTGCTGTTCTCCTTCATGCTGGACCTGAGTCTCTTCACCCGCCTGATCTTCACCGTCGGCGGTGGGCTGGTCGGCTACATGAGCCCAAACATGTACCTGTACCAGAAGGCCTACGACCGTCAGGCGCAACTGGCCCGGGAGCTTCCTGACGCGATCGACCTGCTCACCATCTCGGTGGAGTCTGGTCTGGCCTTCGACGCCGCCGTCCAGCAGGTCTCCAGGAACACCACCGGCCCGCTGTCCGAGGAGTTCACCCGGGTCCTGCAGGAGATGCAGATCGGTAACGGTCGCAGCGCTGCCCTGCGCGCGCTGGCCGACCGCACCAACCTCGATGACCTCCGCTCCTTCGTGAGCGCCATGGTGCAGGCTGACGCGTTCGGTATCCCGATCGCCCAGGTGCTGCGCGTCCAGTCCTCGGAGATGCGCACCAAGCGCCGCCAGAAGGCGGAGGAGAAGGCCCAGCAGGTCCCCGTGAAGATGACCGTCCCGCTGATCTTCTGCATCCTCCCGACCCTGTTCGTCATCGTCCTCGGCCCCGCCGCGCTGTCGATCATGTCCTCCTTCGGTTGA
- a CDS encoding sensor histidine kinase produces the protein MTRGPDLQHAGLIEGSRAFVLLAVAAAVVWSRDGEAVSGLLTLATIWVAISWAMRSPASPLLASIVESALVSVVAGLYLDVAPALLAALVVPPFVHGLVRGIRGVAETFAVQILVLSSLVALRDSFPDPTEVADLFTWLVTGLGLGLLASFFVFSAAPDDGSAAYHEARALISELNALSGQLAGGLDPMSMGGALLDQIGAELPLASVVLHVQRDGVLLPLVSRSATNEEGDCDGELAEDVWRDQLTRVIGHDFAFPVVSSGATVAVVSGRLAPGLHVDRDQLVAELNRVATQLGPEALQLDTAQLFVSFRDAAMSEERRRLAREMHDGVAQDIASMGYVVDALISTATPQQEQALVQLRDMISRVVAEVRRSVMTLRTQAGSSESLGAAIATLARHLSDVSGTPIKVTVDERTSRLRHEVEAELLRIAQEAMNNAVKHSQAALIDVRCRVQAPYAEIVVSDDGLGLQAGRRDSHGLSIMRERAALIGGIIEVRSSPARGTTVSVRVGSSPDQGGNPSLQNVPVPGARIHRSAEPTSPPSRGA, from the coding sequence ATGACCCGCGGGCCCGACCTGCAGCATGCGGGTCTCATCGAGGGCTCACGTGCTTTCGTCCTGCTCGCCGTCGCGGCCGCCGTCGTCTGGAGCCGCGACGGCGAAGCCGTGTCCGGACTCCTGACCCTCGCCACGATCTGGGTCGCCATCTCGTGGGCCATGCGAAGCCCGGCCTCTCCCCTCCTTGCCTCGATCGTCGAGTCGGCGCTCGTCTCGGTCGTCGCGGGGCTCTACCTGGACGTCGCGCCGGCCCTGCTGGCAGCTCTGGTGGTCCCGCCCTTCGTCCATGGACTGGTCCGCGGGATCCGCGGCGTCGCGGAGACGTTCGCGGTGCAGATCCTCGTCCTCAGTTCCCTGGTGGCACTGCGTGACTCCTTCCCCGATCCCACCGAGGTTGCCGACCTCTTCACCTGGCTGGTGACGGGCCTCGGGTTGGGGCTGCTCGCCAGCTTCTTCGTCTTCTCGGCTGCACCGGACGACGGCAGCGCTGCCTACCACGAGGCCCGCGCCCTCATCAGCGAGCTCAACGCGCTCTCCGGACAGCTGGCAGGAGGACTCGACCCGATGAGCATGGGTGGAGCCCTCCTCGACCAGATAGGAGCCGAGCTCCCGTTGGCCTCGGTGGTGCTTCACGTGCAACGCGACGGCGTCCTGCTGCCGCTGGTGAGCCGCTCCGCGACGAACGAGGAGGGCGACTGCGACGGCGAGCTCGCCGAGGACGTGTGGCGTGATCAACTCACACGCGTGATCGGCCACGACTTCGCCTTTCCGGTCGTGAGCTCCGGCGCGACCGTCGCCGTGGTGAGCGGGCGACTCGCGCCGGGACTGCACGTGGACCGCGACCAGCTGGTCGCGGAGCTGAACCGGGTGGCGACCCAGCTGGGGCCAGAGGCACTGCAGCTGGACACCGCTCAACTCTTCGTCTCGTTCCGTGACGCCGCGATGTCGGAGGAACGGCGTCGTCTGGCCCGCGAGATGCACGACGGCGTCGCCCAGGACATCGCCTCCATGGGCTACGTCGTCGACGCACTCATCTCGACCGCCACACCCCAGCAGGAGCAGGCGCTGGTCCAGCTCCGCGACATGATTTCGCGCGTCGTCGCGGAGGTGCGCAGGTCCGTGATGACGCTGCGTACGCAGGCGGGCTCGAGCGAGAGCCTCGGCGCTGCCATCGCCACGTTGGCGCGCCACCTCAGCGACGTCTCCGGCACCCCCATCAAGGTCACCGTCGACGAACGCACCTCGCGGCTGCGCCACGAGGTCGAGGCAGAGCTGCTGCGCATCGCCCAGGAGGCGATGAACAACGCCGTCAAGCACTCGCAGGCTGCGCTCATCGACGTGCGCTGCCGGGTCCAGGCGCCGTACGCCGAGATCGTGGTCTCCGACGACGGGCTGGGGCTCCAGGCCGGCCGCCGCGACTCGCACGGCCTCTCGATCATGCGGGAGCGTGCGGCCCTCATCGGGGGCATCATCGAGGTGCGTTCCAGCCCCGCGCGAGGCACGACCGTGAGCGTCCGCGTGGGCAGCTCCCCCGACCAGGGCGGCAACCCCTCCCTGCAGAACGTCCCCGTCCCGGGGGCCCGAATCCACCGCTCAGCAGAACCCACCAGTCCCCCGTCTCGGGGCGCGTGA